One window of the Carnobacterium maltaromaticum DSM 20342 genome contains the following:
- a CDS encoding ABC transporter ATP-binding protein: MEERATPKIGSWKNFFTLLNDTKPRKILIFFGLFFSLITTLIGLVVPLFTKNLIDNFSIESLSWMVIVGIVLAFIFQAITDGVSMYMLSYMGQQMVARLREKVWKKLVHLPVSYFDETKTGEIVSRLINDTTLVKDLITQHFPQFVSGIISIIGAVTILMIMDWKMTLMMLIAIPITALFITPLGSKMAKISKATQNETADFTGIVSQTLAEIRLMKSSSGEETEIKNGEAGINRLFKFGLKEAKLFSIIGPIIFLVMMAIIVAIIVYGGIRVQEGTLTTGTLIAFLLYLFQIIFPVTSFVTFFTQLQKAKGATERITEILSMESEDLEKGLDFDVAGKMIQMKDVSFEYNPNEPILADINFETNPGEVIAFAGPSGSGKTTLFSLLERYYSVKEGSIEVGSTPLESISLHSWRRQIGYVSQESAMLSGSIRDNLTYGLEQEFSEDELWKVAKLAYAETFIRELPKGLDTEVGERGMKLSGGQRQRISIARAFLRDPKILMLDEATASLDSQSEGVVQQALSNLMEGRTTFVIAHRLSTIVHADKIIFIEHGRITGMGTHSELVANHELYRSFVEHQLT, from the coding sequence ATGGAAGAACGTGCTACGCCCAAAATAGGTTCATGGAAAAATTTCTTTACTTTACTGAATGACACGAAGCCCAGAAAAATATTGATTTTCTTTGGTTTATTCTTTAGTTTGATTACAACATTGATTGGTCTGGTTGTACCACTATTTACTAAAAATTTAATTGATAATTTTTCGATAGAATCTCTAAGTTGGATGGTTATTGTTGGAATCGTATTAGCTTTTATTTTTCAGGCGATTACAGATGGTGTTTCAATGTATATGCTAAGCTACATGGGACAACAAATGGTTGCTCGCTTACGTGAAAAAGTGTGGAAGAAGCTTGTCCATCTGCCAGTTTCTTATTTTGATGAAACCAAAACAGGAGAGATTGTCAGTCGCTTAATTAACGACACAACCTTAGTTAAAGATTTAATTACGCAGCATTTCCCACAGTTTGTCAGTGGAATCATTTCTATTATTGGTGCAGTCACTATTTTAATGATTATGGATTGGAAAATGACGTTAATGATGTTAATCGCAATTCCGATAACAGCGTTATTTATCACACCATTAGGATCAAAAATGGCAAAAATATCCAAAGCAACCCAAAATGAAACAGCTGATTTCACTGGAATTGTTAGTCAAACATTGGCTGAAATTCGTTTGATGAAATCATCAAGCGGTGAAGAAACTGAAATTAAAAATGGTGAAGCTGGAATTAATCGCTTATTTAAATTTGGATTAAAAGAAGCCAAACTATTTTCAATTATTGGCCCAATTATATTTTTAGTTATGATGGCGATTATTGTTGCGATTATTGTTTATGGCGGGATTAGAGTTCAAGAAGGTACACTAACAACAGGAACATTAATTGCTTTCTTACTCTATTTATTTCAAATTATTTTCCCTGTAACTTCATTTGTAACTTTCTTTACCCAATTGCAAAAAGCCAAAGGTGCAACTGAGCGAATTACTGAGATTTTAAGTATGGAAAGTGAAGACTTAGAAAAAGGCTTGGATTTTGATGTAGCTGGAAAAATGATTCAAATGAAGGATGTTTCATTTGAGTACAATCCAAACGAACCGATTTTAGCCGATATCAATTTCGAAACGAATCCTGGGGAAGTTATTGCCTTTGCAGGACCTAGTGGGTCTGGAAAAACGACTTTATTTTCTTTACTAGAAAGGTACTACTCTGTTAAAGAAGGCAGTATTGAAGTTGGGTCGACACCATTAGAATCAATTTCATTACATTCTTGGCGTCGTCAGATTGGTTATGTTTCGCAAGAAAGTGCGATGTTATCTGGCAGCATTCGAGATAATTTAACTTATGGATTGGAACAAGAATTTTCTGAAGATGAGCTTTGGAAAGTCGCTAAACTAGCATATGCCGAAACCTTCATTCGCGAGTTGCCTAAGGGGTTAGACACAGAGGTTGGCGAACGAGGAATGAAATTATCTGGGGGGCAACGGCAACGAATTTCAATTGCCAGAGCTTTCTTACGTGATCCTAAAATATTAATGCTAGATGAAGCGACTGCAAGTTTGGATAGTCAATCGGAAGGAGTTGTTCAACAGGCCTTAAGTAATCTGATGGAAGGCAGAACAACATTCGTCATTGCCCATCGCTTATCGACGATAGTCCATGCAGATAAAATTATTTTTATTGAACATGGTCGCATTACAGGTATGGGAACTCATAGTGAGCTGGTGGCTAATCACGAATTGTATCGTAGCTTTGTGGAGCACCAATTAACTTAA